TGGATACATTGAGATGTACAACTGTACTAGTAGGTGGTTCAGTATGACCGCATCGTTTTCAGCGTTGTAATGGAGATGGAAGTATTTAAGAAATCTTCtaatttctcttcaaaaactttTACTTTTCAATGTTCTGCAGGTATTCTATACCTTTTAAAATGATGCTGCAGTTTAATGTTCGTATTAGATTTAATTATAACTTACAGCAAATGTTTTATGGGAAAAATGTATTTTATAAGAGTGGCATTCCTCTGCATTGCTTCTTCACATCATGGCTCGTGTCTAAAATTATGAATGCAGAAAGGAGATAGCACAACTGCAGAACAAAGAAATTGAACTGAAAAAGGCTGCAGCAAAAGGTAGCAAGGCTGAACAAAAGGCTAAAAAAAAGCAGGTTGAAGAGAAGATCTCTCAACTTTCTACTGAGCTGAAAGAAAAACATTCTAAAGAACTTGCTTCATTAGGCTACAGCAGCAGCAGTAATGGAAATGAGAAAAGCGATCTTGACAATTTGGTCAAAGCTATAGCTGGTGTTTCTTTTACAAACCAACCAGAAAATTTTAAAGTCAGTAAGGGTGcaaagaaaaggggaaaaagagCCCAGCAAGAGGTTGAAAGGGAGCGACGAATTCAAGAAGAGCAGAGCAACCTTGTAAGTGATAGAATGATTGAAAATGACAAATTGAAAGCTAAGCTTGAACCTCTTGGATTGACAGTTAATGAAATAAAACCAGATGGGCACTGTCTTTACAGAGCAATTGAAAATCAGCTAGCTGTCCTCTCTGGAGGTTCTTCTCCCTATACATACCAAGACCTTCGGAACATGGTGGCTGCTTATATGAGAGAACATGCATCAGAATTCCTTCCCTTTTTCCTATCAGAAAATATGATGGAAGGAGATTCTGATAATTCACTAGCAGAGAGATTTGAGCATTACTGTAAAGAAGTGGAGTGTACGTCAGCCTGGGGTGGGCAACTAGAGCTGGGGGCCTTAATTCACTGCCTCAGGAGACCTATCATGATATATTCAGGTTCCTTCCCAGATGTGGAGATGGGGAAAGAGTATAAATCTGATGGTGGCACTGATTCATCCAACGGAAGCATACTATTGTCATACC
The Manihot esculenta cultivar AM560-2 chromosome 1, M.esculenta_v8, whole genome shotgun sequence genome window above contains:
- the LOC110612242 gene encoding OVARIAN TUMOR DOMAIN-containing deubiquitinating enzyme 5, with product MATQEIEEKPSEAMPATASQIKKETRDEVLSRHRKEIAQLQNKEIELKKAAAKGSKAEQKAKKKQVEEKISQLSTELKEKHSKELASLGYSSSSNGNEKSDLDNLVKAIAGVSFTNQPENFKVSKGAKKRGKRAQQEVERERRIQEEQSNLVSDRMIENDKLKAKLEPLGLTVNEIKPDGHCLYRAIENQLAVLSGGSSPYTYQDLRNMVAAYMREHASEFLPFFLSENMMEGDSDNSLAERFEHYCKEVECTSAWGGQLELGALIHCLRRPIMIYSGSFPDVEMGKEYKSDGGTDSSNGSILLSYHKHAFGLGEHYNSVVPNLIR